GAGTGGGCAGGTTCTGTGTATTCATCGAAATTTGCAGAGTAAGACAAGCAACACCATTGTGGGTTTCCACATCCACTGAAAACTTCCGTGGTTTCGTGGCACTATCCTGCGATGCAAGTATTCGCCCCACACGAGCCCAATCTCAAGAAAATCAAGCGCAGACAGGCTGTGCGTTTCGGCGTACCTGTACTCGTCTTTTCCCTGTTGATGGCTCTGTTGGTGGCGGCAGTGTACTACGCCCAGCAAGACGAGCGTGACGAAAACCAGGCAAAGCTGATTGCAGACGCGCTTTGGGCTCGCCAAAACATCCAGTTCCAGGTGGGTGGGTTAATCAATTCGCTTGAAGCGCTCACGAACGACCCAGTGCTTTATCCCTCCAGCCGCATGGCATCCAGCCTCAATCAACTGGGGCGCAGCTCTGGCGAATTGGTGGCCGTATTTCGCGGTCGAGAATTGTCACCCTTGGTCAATATTGAAGAAGCATTTGACGAGTACGATCTCGAAGCGGTTCGTCAGCTGATTTCCGGTGCGGCTCTTCAAAGGGTGGATTCTAGTCTGGACGGCTTGGTCGGGCCGTTTCTGTTTCGGGGCCGAAACTACGTGGTTAACGTCAGCATTGGTCAGCGTGGCAATGCAGTAACCGCGAGTCTTATCGACCTGGACTTGATGCTGGAGCGTGAATTGCCTTGGTGGTTCGCCCAGGACAACCAGGTGGAGCTGCTCGATGCAAGCGGGGCTACGCTTTCACGCCTGATCAAGGCCAGCCCCGGGGCGGGTGTGTACATGCACACCACCTCGCTGGAACTCGGTGGGCTTCAATTTCAACTCAGGGTCAACAGCATTCAGGAAGGACCCCGTTTGTTCAATTACGGCATCACTGGCGCTTTGGCCTTCTTGCTGTTGCTTTTGTTGCTCAGTTTCGTGATGCTGTGGCGCGATTCCCGGCGCCGTCTCGAAATCGAGGCGCGTCTGGAAGAAGAAAAGCTGTTCCGGCAGTCCATGCAGGACTCCATGGCTGTGGGGTTGCGGGTCTGGGATCTCGAAGGGGTTATCCGTTACGTCAACCCGGCCTTTTGTAACATGGTGGGGTACAAACCAGACGAGTTGATCGGTGTGCCCCAGCCCTTGCCCTATTGGCCCCGTAAAAGTACTGAAGAATACAAGCGCCTTGTGGCAGACGTCATTTCCGGCAATGCTCCACCCGAAGGTTTTGAAACGGTATATCAGCACAAAAATGGCAAGTTGATTGATGTGCTGATTGTGGAGGCCCCACTGAAAGATGTCCGCGGCAGCCACACCGGCTGGATGAGTTCCGTGATTGACATCACGGACCGCAAGCGTTCGGAATCACTGATTGCAGAACAAAGGGAAAAGCTGCAGTCGGCTTCACGGTTTGCACTGGTGGGCGAAGTGGCCTCCAACATTGCCCATGAATTGAATCAGCCGCTTGCAACCATGGTGTCTTACGCGCAGGCCGGCATGAATCTGAGCCAGCGGGGGGGCAATGTGGAAACCTATGCCCAGTTGTTTGAGAAGTTGCGGGATCAAGCCCAGCGTGCCGGGCGCGTGGTGGGTTCGGTGCAGAACCTTGTCCGGAAACGTCGGCCCACCCGGGAGAATGTGCGGGTCTCTGATCTCATTGACTCCATTCGGTTCATGGTCAATTCCACGGCCATGTTGCACCAGGTGCGCTTGCACTTTGACATCGGCACGCCCAATTTTGATTTGTACATTGACCGCATCATGGTCGAGCAGGCTTTGGTGAATCTGGTCAAGAACGCTTCAGAGGCCTTCACTGCTTCGCAGCGCATTCGCAATGTCTGGATCAAGACCCGATTGCTGGACCACTCTTTCGAGTTTTCAGTGCGTGACGACGGCCCCGGTTTAAGCCTCAACAACGCGGAAAAAATGTTTGAAGCCCTGGTGTCTACAAAACCCGATGGCTTGGGCCTGGGGTTAAGTCTTTGCCGATCCGTGGCCGAGTCACATGGCGGGCGTTTGAAAGCAGAGGCTGTGCCCACCGGGGGTACCTGCTTTACAATGGACCTGCCGATGGCAATCAAAGAATCCATGGATGGGGAGCAGTCAGTTGGAGCAAGCTAAGAACGTGCAAGTGTTGCTGTTGGATGACGACGATGACCTTCGCGAAGGCATGAAGTGGATGTTTGAAACCATGGACCTGCCCATGGAAGGTTTCGCAAGTTTCGAGCAGTTTCGCGTGCGTCTTGATGAATACGTCAACAGCACAGCCGAATTGTGTTTGCTGCTGGATCTGCGCATGCCCGACATGTCGGGGCTTGAGGTTTTTGCCTGGTTAAAGCGTTCAGGCTACAGCCTTGACCGCCTGCCCGTGATTTTCCTGACCGGGCATGGCGACATTTCCACAGCCGTGGAGGCTGTCAAAAACGGCGCATTTGATTTTTACGAAAAACCCACCACCGACCAACGGCTTGTTGAGCGGGTCAAGCAGGCTTTGCAAAAGTCCGGGGAGTTTCTCGCCAATCTGGAAGTGCTCAAACAATGGTCGGAACGAATCGACCGCTTGTCACCCCGCGAAAGGGAAGTCATGTTCCTGGTGGCCAAGGGCAAGCTGAACAAGGTCATCGCTTCCGAGCTGGATATCTCGATGCGTACAGTGGAAGTTCACCGTGCCAATGTATTTGAAAAACTCAAAGTTCGTTCAGCGGCTGAACTGGCAACCCTCTTGAGCCGCTTGAGCGACCGGCTTGGTTTCGACCAGTTGGCCGGGCTCGAATAAGCAATTCACTTTTTTTCCACAGCTGGCGTTGAATCAGCGGCTGCGTCTTTCGGTGAATCTATCACCGTTTGTGCCGGTGCCGGTGTTTCGTTGGCTGCGAAGTTCACCTTGATCTGATTGGCCAGCAAGTGATAAATCGACGCGGGCAAAATCCGCTTGCTGACCTGGGTGGAAATTGCTGATACAAAAATCAGGGGCATCACCAGGTCATGGTTGTCCACCATCTCCAGCACAATAACAAATGCAGTAATGGGGCAGTGTGTGACTGCGGATAATACGCCCACCATGGCGAGCAACATCAGGGGTGCTGTTTCGCTGTTGGTCAGGTTGGCAAAAAAGTGTCCAAAGCCGGCTCCAATTGACAGGGTGGGCGAGAACACCCCCCCCGGTGCACCACTGGCGAACGAGATCACGGTAGCCGCCATTTTGGTCAGCCAGAACATGGGTGACAAATCCTGACTGTCCTGTAGCGCAGCTTTCGTTTCTTCGTAACCGGCCCCAAATACCTCTGCTCCGAATACCAGTGCCATGGCGGAAAGTGTCAGCCCGCAACATGCCGCGAACCGATATGGGTACTTGCTTCGAAGCGCACCCAGCCTGCTTTTACTGGAAACCAGGATCAGCATGCTGCGGCCATACAGTCCACCGACGATGCCTGTCAGTATGGCCAGCGAGAAGATGGTGAACCACTCTTCGCCCCAGTCTATGGTGGCATTCGAGTATCCAAAGTACGAGTAATTTCCCTGCAGGATCAGCGCCACCAAGCCAGCCAGAACAATCGCCATCAGCAGAGCCGAGGTGTGCCGCATGGTTTTTCTGCGGCCAAGTTCTTCAAAGGCAAACATCAACCCGCCCAAAGGCGTGTTGAACGCTGCCGCTACACCCGCGGCCCCGCCGGCAATGATCAGCGAACGCGTGTCAAACAATTTGGCAATGCCGGGAAACCTGCCTGTGTAGGCCATCAATGCAGCGCCAATTTGCACGGTGGGGCCTTCACGCCCGGCCGCCGCACCGGCTGCAATCACAAAGGGTGTCACCAGCAGTTTTCCGAAAAATGCACGGGGCCCCAGCAAATGCTGTATCAGTCTGGGCTTGGGGTGTTTAGTCACCTTGATGGCCTGCGGTATGCCGCTGCCGCCAGCTCCCCAGAAATAAGTATTGACCAACCACAATGCAGCAGGCAACACGATGGGCGGCAAGGCCAGCGCAATCCACATGTGTTCGGCAAACAGTTCCTTGTTCCATTCCCCGGCGAAATCCGACATCCAGGCGAAACCCACCGCCAGAAAGCCCACCAGCAGGGAGAAGGCATAAATGACGGACACGATCATGCCCCGGTCTGCCATGAACCGGGATAGGCGGGCGCTTTGTGCGATCCACTTGCTTTTGGAATTGAACGGCACTGTGGAAGGAGGTCCTGGATTTGGGGTTAATTGGAATTACATACAAATTGTCGCATAAAAACAAAAAACCCTCAGTCATTCAACTGAGGGTTTTTTGTTTGGAGTTTCCTCCAGCTTGCTTTTTAAAGTGCAGTTACTGCACCTTAAGTCGGCAATTAGTCTGCGCGACGACGGCTGAAACCACCGCGGTCACCCATGTTGCGGGCAGCCTGTTCCTTGCGGGCACCGGAAGCATGCTCACGCTTGGGACCTGCAGGTGCAGCACCTTCGGCGCGGAAAGCTGGGCGTGCACGCTCTTCTGAACGTGGGAAGCTTGGGCGTTCTGCATCGCGGTTCCACTTCTTGGGCGCATCGGAATTGCCGGCAAAACCTGCTGGCTTGCGATCACCAAACGACTTGCGTTCGCCGAATGATGGCTTGTCACCAAATGACTTGCGCTCGCCGAAGGGCTTGCGGTCACCAAATGAAGGCTTGTCGCCGAAAGGTTTGCGGTCGCCGAAAGGCTTGCGGTCACCGAAGCTGCGCTCTTCGCCTTGAACAAACGGCTTGCGGTCGCCAAAGCTGCGCTCTTCGCGGGCCTCGAAGGGTTTGCGGTCACCAAAAGAGGGCTTGTCGCCATACGATTTGCGTTCGCCAAAAGCTGGGCGGTCGCCGTAGGACTTGCGCTCACCAAAGGCAGGCTTGTCGCCGTAGGATTTGCGCTCGCCGAAGCTGCGCTCTTCACGGCCTTCGAAGGGCTTGCGGTCACCGAAAGAAGGCTTGTCGCCGTACGATTTGCGCTCGCCGCCACCAAAGCTGCGACCTTCTGAACGGCCACCGCCGTTGCCGGCATAGCCGCCACCACTTGGACGGCCACGACCGCCACCACTTGGCTTGCCGCCACGTGGGGCCTGTGTGAAGTTGCCGCGTGGCTCGAGGCCTTCGACCTGCTCTTCAGGAATGCGGGAATTGATGAAACGCTCGATACCGCGAACACTCACGATGTCGCAGGCTTCAGCCAGGGTAACAGCCACGCCAGTGCGGCCAGCACGGCCAGTACGGCCAATGCGGTGCACATAGTCTTCCGACTTCATGGGCATACCGTAGTTGATCACGTGTGAAATCGCGGGCACATCCAGGCCACGGGCTGCAACATCGGTTGCAACCAGTACCTTGATGTCGCCTTTGCGAACGCTGGCCAAACGGCGGTTACGCACAACTTGTGGCATGCCACCGTGCAGGGCGCAGGCACGTACGCCTTCGTCGGCCAGGTCACGGGCCAGGTTTTCAGCATCAATCTGTGTGCTGGTGAAAACCACGGCTTGTACCATGTCTGGGTGTTCCAGCCAGTGGTTCAGCAGCTTGCGCTTGTGGCCACGGTTGTCAGCCCACATCAGTTTTTGAGCGATGTCGGTGTTGGCTTCGTTCTGAGCCGCCATTTCAATGCGCTTGGGGTTGTTCATGATGTTTTCAGCCAAACCGATAATGCGCTTGGCAAAGGTGGCAGAGAACATCAGGGTTTGAATGCGGTTGCCGCAAAGCTGGTCGATGGCTTCCAGGTCTTCAGAGAAGCCCAGGTCAAGCATGCGGTCTGCTTCGTCAACAATCAGGGTGGTCACAGTGCTCAGGTTCAACTTGCCTTGCTGGGCCAAGTCGAGCAGGCGGCCCGGTGTGCCTACAACAATGCGTGCACCGCGCAGGCTGGCCATTTGCTTGCCGTAGGGCATGCCGCCAACCACGGTTGCAACGCGAACACCCTTGGTGAATTTCACCAGGTTGATCGCATCCTGGCTAACCTGTTGGGCCAATTCACGGGTAGGGCACAGTACCAGGCATTCGGGGCCGGCCATTGCTTCCATGGGGCTTTGTTCGCCAACCATCATGCGGTGCATGACAGGCAGCAGGAAGCCAAAAGTTTTGCCGCTACCGGTCTGACTGGAAACCATAAGGTCGCCGCCGTCTTTGCCCAGTGGCACGACTTCTTGTTGTACGAGTGTAGGGGCAGTAATGTTCAAAGCATTCAGGGCTTGCAGCAAAGGCGCGGCAAGACCCATGTCATCAAATGACATAGACATGATAAAAGTTCCAATTCGATGTGGACTTAAAAATTCATCGACGAACAGAAATAAGACGACGCGGCTGGGAACTAGTTGTTCCGGATGGTCGCAAGAGAACTGGCGGCGATGGGCAAAGCACAGCTTCAAAAGCTTGTGCCAACAAAGGCAACCCAACGCGGTCCAATGGTGAGAATCGTAAAACGACCCGTTGATTTGCAATCTGGAGCGAAGTCTACTTGTTTTGGGTGCAATGCACAAGAAAAGATTGGAGTTAAAACCACAATTAGAAGAAAAACACCAACGTACCCATTAATGCCTATCAATATTTCCCGAATCCGGACGTTATCACCTGCAGAGGTAGTCGATTTTTCGAAATGCATCTGCATTTCTGTCAGGACCGGAATATGAAAAAACTGAAGATATTGATGGTGGCCGGCGCGGCGACTATGTTGAGTTCGTGCGATCTGTCCCAGATTCCAGGGCTCGACGGCAAATTGTCGATTGAGGACAGCAAAGCTGTGGGTGCCGCTTGCCGACATTCGGGCAGGGCACTTGAAGATTGTTTTCTCATGAATCCAAAAACGCACCCGGCAGGGGTTTTTGACGGCTGGCGTGACATGAATGACTACATGCTGGCCAATGAAATCGAGGTGGTAAAACCTGAGGTTCGTAATTCAGCGTACAAGCAGGATGAACCTTCAGGCAAGGAGGATGCGGGGCATTCATCTGCTCCGGCAGTAGGGGTGCCGGCCGGATCCCCGCCTGGGTCGTCGGCTGAATCGGCTCCGCCAGTTGCAGGACGACAACGCTGGACGCCAAAAGGAGTCTCCGAGCCTTCAGCCCAAGCCCCCTCAGAATCAACGCAGGCTCCAGCCAAGGATGCCGCGGAGCTTACTCCTGAGAAAGAAAAACCAGCCAGTGCAAATGCACCCGCAACCGAGGCGCCCCCCCGACCTTGGGAACGCAAGAAAGACCCCAAGAAACACACCTGACGTGATCTTGCCGCGCCCATCGAGGGGCGCGGATGCTATCCTGAACAGCTCCCTTGGACTTTCAGGATCTTCAGCGTGCACCTCAAGGTTTGCCGGTTTTATCCCCAATTTTCTTCCAGCTTGATGCCCGCAGTGTTGTTGCCTGCCGTGTTGTGTGTGGCTTCGTTGTTCTTCAGCCAAGCCGGATCGGCTACTGAGCTTGAACCCACCGTTAGAATTTTTCCCTCATCAGTCACCCAGGCATTTGTCAAGAAAGGCATAGCCAGTGCAGATTTCACCGCTTATGCCCTGCCTGTTGCACCGTATGCGCACCGCAAGCCGCAAGCTTACGCGCATGGTTCGAGTCGCCTCGTCAACCCGGCGTCTGTGGCCAAGGTGTTTACCACGGGCCTCGCCTTGCAAAGGCTGGAATCCACCTACCGCTTCAAAACGGGCTTTCACGCACAGGCAGAACCCGTCGATGGCGTGCTTAACGGCCCCTTGTACATCAAGGGCAGCGGAGATCCGGCCTTTCAGACTGCTGATTTGTGGATTTCCTTGCGTCAATTGAGAAGCATGGGAGTCGATGTGATCAACGGCCCTGTGGTTTTTGACGACTCGGCCTTCGCCGAGCAGGTGCCCAGTCTGGGATTGGCCGAAGAAGATTCTTTTGATGATGCACCTCACCGGGCCTATCATGCCCAGCCCGATGCGCTGTTGCTCAACTATGGTGCGATGTCTATTGATCTGAAGATCAATGAAAATACAGTGATTGTGGTGCCTGAAGAAGCACCGAAGGACTGGGCTTTTGTTTCCGACATTGTTTTGACTCAAGGCGCTTGTGGTGCATGGAAAAACGGCATGAGCGTGGAATTTACCCGCGCCAAGCAGAACGTGATTGTGACTGTAAAGGGTAATTACCCCCGTCGTTGTGGTCTTTCCCGCTTGCCCATACGAATTCCTCCCCAAGACTGGCTCTGGGAGTCCTGGGTGAAAGAAATCTGGCTTCAGTTGGGTGGGAAATTTGCCGGGCCGCAAGGCGGGCAGGTGATTAAAGGTATTTCCCCAACCAACACGATTGCTTTGTACACCCACTTTGGAAAACCCCTCAGCGAGTTGATTCGGCAAATCAACAAATGGTCGAGCAATGTGATGGCGAGGCACCTTGAGCTGGCGGTGGCGGGTACCCCGGAGGCATTCAACCGGCAAATGCTGGACTGGTTGAAATCACAGGGTATTGGGGTGAATGACTGGTTCTTCGAAAATGGGTCTGGTTTATCCCGCACCACCCGCATCGACGCCAAGGGCTTGGCTGAGTTCCTGGCCAACATGGCAAACCGGGCAGACTTCCCCGATTTCCTTGCCAGTTTTCCGCGTGCTGGTGCCGACGGCACACTGCAGCGTCGGGTGGGTGGGGTGGAAGGTTTTGCCTATCTGAAAACCGGAAGTTTGAATGGGGTTCGTTCCTTGGGTGGCTACCTTCGCGACACGCAGGGCCAATTGTGGGCGGTGGGGGTTTTGGTGGAAAGCCCAAAGGCCAACGAAAGTTGGCCGCCCATGGAAAGTCTGCTTGAGTTTTTGTACAGACCGGAGTGAATCGGGTTAAAAAAACAGGTCTTGCCTGCAAGCCTTGTGCAAGCAAGGTTTTCCTTTGTTAGACTGATTTATTGATGCCAATAACCTGAACGGAGCTAAGAATATGGACAACAACAAAGACAAGCTGTTTAGCGACATGAAAATCGTATTGAGTGACGCGGAAGATTTGTTGAAAGCTGCTGCTTCATCGTCAGGGGAGCGCGCTGTAGAGCTGCGTGAAAAAGCGCTGATCAGTTTGCGTCGTGCCAAGGAAGTCATGCAGGACGCCCAATCCGCCGTGCTCGAAAAAGGCAAGGCAGCCGCTCGCGCCACTGACGATTATGTTCATGATCATCCCTGGAAAGCTGTGGGCATTGCCGCAGCCGTCGGTTTTGTGTTGGGCTTGATCATCAACCGTCGATAACAAGGCGCAAGGTGTTGAATTCCAATGCAAGGGCCGCACTAAAGCGGGTGGTTTCAAGCTTGTTAGGCATGGGGCAAACCCGCCTTGAACTGGCGGGCGTTGAGCTGGCTCAGGCGCGTCAATCGGCTGTGCGTACAGTGTTGTGGTCATTGCTGACCGCACTGGCCTTGTCATTTGCGTCCGTGTTTTTGTGCATATTGGTCATAGCCCTGTCTTGGGAATCTTACCGATTCACCGCCATCGCAGCCTGTGCCGCGTTCTATCTGGTTTTGGGTTCCTACTTTTATGTGAAGCTCAAAGACACTTTGTCTGCACAGCCTCCACTGTTCGAGGCCACTCTGGCTGAATTGGGCCGGGATCGGCAAGCGATATTGGATAGCCTGGCGGAAGACACAGAAGCAGAGACAAGCCGGGGACCACGATGAGCAAAAAGTTTGATGCCCTGGAGGCTCGCAAAGAACTCCTGATGATGAAAGCCGAACTTGAACGCATGGAATTTGGCGGGCAGGTTGATGCGCTCAGGAAAGAGTTCGCCTGGATCAATACATTCAAACAGCTTGCCAACTGGATTGGGCGTTTCAATTCCCGTGCATTGTCACCCGTGGCCAGCTTGGGCGGGCCAGTCTGGCAGGAGCGTTTGAGAAGACATCCATTGTTGGGTATGTTGGCTTCAACAGCTTTGCTACGGTTCAGCAAGCCACTTTCAAAATTGGCCATGCGGGCGGGTGTGGGTGCAGCTGTTTTGGCGGCAGGGGTATTCTGGTTTCAAACGAAAAGCCCTTGGGCTTCCCGTTCGCAAATCAGACACTCTACCGACCACTTTTCCGACTAAAGTTCAGCCTCCAAGCTACAAACCGAGTCGGGTCATCAGTTCTCGGACCCGCTCATCCAGATTCGGGTCTGGCTGAATACTGCGACCCCACTCCCTTGTTGTTTCGCCTGGCCATTTGTTGGTGGCGTCCAATCCCATTTTTCCACCCAAACCACTGACCGGGCTTGCAAAGTCAAGGTAATCAATCGGGGTGTTTTCAATCAACACGGTATCCCGTACCGGGTCCATTCGGGTCGTGATGGCCCAAATCACTTCCTTCCAGTCCCGCGCATTCACATCGTCATCTACCACCACGATGAACTTGGTGTACATGAACTGACGCAAGAAGCTCCATGCACCCATCATCACGCGCTTGGCATGGCCTGCATAAGCCTTTTTCATGGAAATGACCGCCATGCGGTAACTGCAGCCTTCGGGCGGCAGGTAAAAGTCCACGATTTCCGGAAACTGCTTTTGCAGGATTGGGACGAACACTTCGTTCAGTGCCACACCCAGCACTGCGGGCTCATCGGGCGGTTTGCCCGTGTAGGTGGAGTGATAAATTGCATCATCACGCAGCGTAATTCGGTCCACCGTAAACACCGGAAACCAGTCTTGCTCGTTGTAATAACCAGTGTGGTCACCGTAAGGGCCTTCCAGCGCACAATCCCAGCCCTTCAAATACTCAGGCACGGGTGGTGGTTCACGCAATATTGTTACCCCGGCTCGAAGTTCTGGCACTTGGCCATCGGTTCGGCCTTTTCGGGCCGCTACCGCGATGGGGTGGTCATAGGGGTAGATATGACCTTCCAGTACCATTTCTGCTTCAGCGGGTACTTGAAGATCATTGCCTTTACAGGCGATCAGTTCGGTACGGCTACCGCGCAGCAGGCCAGCAAACTGGTATTCAGACAAGGTGTCGGGTACCGGGGTAACAGCCCCCAGAATGGTTGCTGGGTCTGCACCCAGTGCCACGGAAATAGGGAAGGGCTGCCCAGGGTATTTCAGGGCGTGGTCCCGAAAGTCGAGCGCACCCCCCCGGTGGGCAAGCCAGCGCATGATGAGGCGGTTTTTGCCGACCTGCTGTTGCCTGTAAATGCCCAGGTTCTGGCGTTTGCGATTGGGGCCTTTGGTGATTACCAGTCCCCAGGTAAGCAAGGGCGCCGCATCGTCGGGCCAGCAGGTCCAGATTGGAATCTGGTTCAAGTCGACGTCCGGGCCTTCGATGGTGTTCTCTTGACAAGGCGCCTTGCTGACCACCTTGGGGGCCATCGATAGCACCTGCTTCACCAATGGCAATTTGTCCATGGCATCGCGCAGGCCCTTAGGGGGTTCCGGTTCCTTCAGGTAGGCTAAAGTGCGACCGATTTCCCGCAACGCTTCGGTATTGCTGGCGCCCATGCCCATGGCCACGCGCCTGGGTGTCCCGAAAAGATTGCCCAACACCCGGTGTTTGTAACCCGCGGGCGCATCGAACAACAAGGCTGGGCCTTGTGCACGCAGCACCTTGTCGCACAAGTGGGTCATTTCGAGAACTGGGCTTACGGATTCCGGTACGCGCTGAAGTTCACCTTCTTTGTAAAGTAAATCAATGAAGTCTCGAAGGTTTTTATATCGCATTGTGAAAAATATCGACCTGTTGTCGTCCAAAAGGAACAGTTGACAAGAAACTACAACCCACCTTTAAAGCGTTTCCAGATGCGCCTTGACCGGGCACTGGGCTTGGCAATGTGGGGTCAGTCCATGTTTTGGGTAGAAAGACTCTACCAGATTTTGGATTGACCACCGAACACGTTGACCCTAGAATCCGCTCAGCTTTGTGACAGGCATCAAGCAGGTCACACAAACGCAGTTGGAGGGTGAAACTTAAGGGAACTTAAGCAAACCTAACTTCATCTTAAGAGTGTTTTGACCATGCAGTGCCAGTTTTACAGGGTGGTTAAAGCAGAACGTTCTGCCTCACGGACAAAATGGAGGCAGATGCACCGCTGAGTCAAACAATGCAGGGTTAAGCCTGCGTTTGCGTAGCAGAGGAGGTTGCATGAAGCAGTACGAAACCGTTCTGAGCGTTAATGGCCAGCAGGCTGAACCTCAGAGTTTTATCCAGTCATTCAAAAACGCGGTCTCAGGTCTAGGTGTAGCGACATCAGTTCTGGTCGCAGGCGCAGTGGCAATTTTGTTGTCCAATGCCGAGCTTCGCAGTCAGGTCTTTTTTTCGGCGCCTGTGCAAGCTGTTTTTGCCACCGAAATCGACTTGCTCAGTACTGGTCTTGCTACCAGTGATGCCAGCGCCGAGGCACCGGTCAACTCAGGTTCAAAAAACCTGATTCCGGTGAAATTCAACTCAATTGATGTCAGCAAACCGCTAACACCGGGGCAACGTCAAATTACCTCATACTTGGCCAAACGTTACAGCGTTTCACCTGAGGCAGTCGAGTCCATTGTTCGACTGGCCTACAAGGTGGGCAAGGAAGAGAAAGTTGAACCCACACTTATCCTGGCCATTGTTGGCGTTGAGTCTTCTTACAATCCGTTTGCAGCCAGTCCTGTGGGTGCGCGCGGTCTGATGCAGATCATGCCCAAAATTCACAAGGACAAGTTTGAGGCCCTGTCGCCCGGCGACTGGTCCCCATTGAACCCCGAGATGAACATGCGTGTGGGTGCGAAAATCATTCGCGAATACACACGTCGGACGGGATCCGTGAATGCAGGTTTGCGCTGGTATGTGGGTGCGGCTGTACACGGCAATGACGGTGGATATCCCGACAAGGTGCTGGGCTTGAAGTCCAGGATTGACTCAGTCTATCAGCAAGGCCATTTGGTGGCTTCGCGACCCAAGGCCGAGAAAGTGACTGCTGTCACTGTCGTCAGTCCTGATTCCGAAGGTTAATTGGTTGCCGGCCAGGTCTGTAAATCAAGTCTGCAAATTAAGTTTGCAGATTAAGTTTGTGAATTGAACCGGCGAATTCTTTCCACGGCAAGCTCAAGGTTCTCCATCGAGTTGGCGTAAGAAAATCGCATCATGGTTGTTCCCCGGTGTTCTGAGAAATCTTTGCCGGGTACCGCACACACCAATGCCTTTTCCAGAAGCTCTTTGCAATAACGCTCGCTGTCAAAGGGTGCTTTGGCATAGATGTAAAAGGCGGAATCGGGTGTGGATTGAATTTCGATGCCTGCCAGGGGCAGGGATTGCATCATGAAGTCACGCCTGGCCTTGAATATTTGCCGACGTTGTTCGCAAATTTTCAGGGTGTCATCTTGAAAGCAGGCCAGCGCAGCCCATTGGGCAGGTGTATTCGGGCAAATGCTGAGGTTTTGCGCCAAGCGCTCAATGGCTGGAGCCAATGCATCGGGTACAACCATCCAGCCCAGCCGAAGACCAGTCATTCCAAAATATTTTGAAAAGCTGTTGATCACCACCAGTGGCCACTGTGCACATGGTGCGCCCGTGATTTGTAACACGCTTTGCGCCGTGTTGTCGTAACACAGGGATTGGTAGATTTCGTCAACGATAGTGAATCCATCCCGATGCGCGACCTCTTGCACAATTTCCTTCATGTCGGAGCTACTTAATTGTGTGCCCGTGGGGTTGTTCGGCGAGGCCAGCAGCACGCCAGCGGTTTGGGGCTTCCAATTCTGATTTAATTCATCCCAACTGGGTTGAAAGTTGTTTTCTTCCCGGGTTTGTACAAAGCGGGGAATGCCGCCGGCCATTTGCACGAATGTTTTGTTGCACGGGTATCCGGGGTCGGCCAGCATGACTTC
The nucleotide sequence above comes from Limnobacter thiooxidans. Encoded proteins:
- a CDS encoding chloride channel protein; amino-acid sequence: MPFNSKSKWIAQSARLSRFMADRGMIVSVIYAFSLLVGFLAVGFAWMSDFAGEWNKELFAEHMWIALALPPIVLPAALWLVNTYFWGAGGSGIPQAIKVTKHPKPRLIQHLLGPRAFFGKLLVTPFVIAAGAAAGREGPTVQIGAALMAYTGRFPGIAKLFDTRSLIIAGGAAGVAAAFNTPLGGLMFAFEELGRRKTMRHTSALLMAIVLAGLVALILQGNYSYFGYSNATIDWGEEWFTIFSLAILTGIVGGLYGRSMLILVSSKSRLGALRSKYPYRFAACCGLTLSAMALVFGAEVFGAGYEETKAALQDSQDLSPMFWLTKMAATVISFASGAPGGVFSPTLSIGAGFGHFFANLTNSETAPLMLLAMVGVLSAVTHCPITAFVIVLEMVDNHDLVMPLIFVSAISTQVSKRILPASIYHLLANQIKVNFAANETPAPAQTVIDSPKDAAADSTPAVEKK
- a CDS encoding two-component system sensor histidine kinase NtrB, which translates into the protein MQVFAPHEPNLKKIKRRQAVRFGVPVLVFSLLMALLVAAVYYAQQDERDENQAKLIADALWARQNIQFQVGGLINSLEALTNDPVLYPSSRMASSLNQLGRSSGELVAVFRGRELSPLVNIEEAFDEYDLEAVRQLISGAALQRVDSSLDGLVGPFLFRGRNYVVNVSIGQRGNAVTASLIDLDLMLERELPWWFAQDNQVELLDASGATLSRLIKASPGAGVYMHTTSLELGGLQFQLRVNSIQEGPRLFNYGITGALAFLLLLLLLSFVMLWRDSRRRLEIEARLEEEKLFRQSMQDSMAVGLRVWDLEGVIRYVNPAFCNMVGYKPDELIGVPQPLPYWPRKSTEEYKRLVADVISGNAPPEGFETVYQHKNGKLIDVLIVEAPLKDVRGSHTGWMSSVIDITDRKRSESLIAEQREKLQSASRFALVGEVASNIAHELNQPLATMVSYAQAGMNLSQRGGNVETYAQLFEKLRDQAQRAGRVVGSVQNLVRKRRPTRENVRVSDLIDSIRFMVNSTAMLHQVRLHFDIGTPNFDLYIDRIMVEQALVNLVKNASEAFTASQRIRNVWIKTRLLDHSFEFSVRDDGPGLSLNNAEKMFEALVSTKPDGLGLGLSLCRSVAESHGGRLKAEAVPTGGTCFTMDLPMAIKESMDGEQSVGAS
- a CDS encoding DEAD/DEAH box helicase; translated protein: MSMSFDDMGLAAPLLQALNALNITAPTLVQQEVVPLGKDGGDLMVSSQTGSGKTFGFLLPVMHRMMVGEQSPMEAMAGPECLVLCPTRELAQQVSQDAINLVKFTKGVRVATVVGGMPYGKQMASLRGARIVVGTPGRLLDLAQQGKLNLSTVTTLIVDEADRMLDLGFSEDLEAIDQLCGNRIQTLMFSATFAKRIIGLAENIMNNPKRIEMAAQNEANTDIAQKLMWADNRGHKRKLLNHWLEHPDMVQAVVFTSTQIDAENLARDLADEGVRACALHGGMPQVVRNRRLASVRKGDIKVLVATDVAARGLDVPAISHVINYGMPMKSEDYVHRIGRTGRAGRTGVAVTLAEACDIVSVRGIERFINSRIPEEQVEGLEPRGNFTQAPRGGKPSGGGRGRPSGGGYAGNGGGRSEGRSFGGGERKSYGDKPSFGDRKPFEGREERSFGERKSYGDKPAFGERKSYGDRPAFGERKSYGDKPSFGDRKPFEAREERSFGDRKPFVQGEERSFGDRKPFGDRKPFGDKPSFGDRKPFGERKSFGDKPSFGERKSFGDRKPAGFAGNSDAPKKWNRDAERPSFPRSEERARPAFRAEGAAPAGPKREHASGARKEQAARNMGDRGGFSRRRAD
- a CDS encoding response regulator transcription factor, with translation MEQAKNVQVLLLDDDDDLREGMKWMFETMDLPMEGFASFEQFRVRLDEYVNSTAELCLLLDLRMPDMSGLEVFAWLKRSGYSLDRLPVIFLTGHGDISTAVEAVKNGAFDFYEKPTTDQRLVERVKQALQKSGEFLANLEVLKQWSERIDRLSPREREVMFLVAKGKLNKVIASELDISMRTVEVHRANVFEKLKVRSAAELATLLSRLSDRLGFDQLAGLE